In a genomic window of Thermotoga sp.:
- a CDS encoding DEAD/DEAH box helicase yields MLKDQISEKRILQLQKELDDPLLENEDLQSKLRAFVDYVKEIPHLPEPRKRYRIEKTFEMIEKLRKWYLVEHLDCSSQERIDLSTNVQYARGVGPGRRKKLKKIGIETLKDLLEFFPRDYEDRRKILKLNELIPGKKVTTQGRISSVEKKKFQNMNILVAVLSDGLIHVLLKWFNQDFLHNQLKQLVGREVFVTGVVKINPYTNQYEIHNAEVLPKEREIIRRIFPIYRLTSGISQKQMRRIFEENIPSLCCSLEETLPERIIKKRNLLSIKDAYFGMHFPKTLYHLEKARERLAYEELLMLQLAFQKVRNEREKHGGIPKRIEGKLAEEFIRSLPFQLTNAQKRAHEEIRKDMISERPMNRLLQGDVGSGKTVVAQLAILDNHEAGFQAALMVPTSILAIQHYRRTVESFSRFDIRVALLIGATSSSEKEKIKSGLKNGQIDLVIGTHALIQEDVRFKNLGLIVIDEQHRFGVRQREALMNKGRM; encoded by the coding sequence ATGTTGAAAGACCAGATCAGCGAAAAAAGGATTCTTCAACTCCAGAAGGAGCTGGATGATCCTCTACTGGAAAATGAAGACCTACAGAGCAAGCTTCGTGCCTTTGTGGATTACGTGAAAGAGATTCCTCACCTTCCTGAACCGAGGAAGAGATACAGAATCGAAAAGACGTTCGAGATGATAGAAAAGCTCAGAAAGTGGTATCTCGTTGAACATCTGGACTGCTCTTCACAGGAAAGGATAGATCTATCAACGAACGTCCAGTACGCCAGGGGAGTGGGACCCGGCAGAAGGAAGAAGCTCAAAAAGATTGGAATAGAAACCCTGAAGGATCTTCTCGAATTCTTCCCCAGAGATTACGAAGACAGAAGGAAGATACTGAAGTTGAACGAGCTGATACCTGGAAAGAAGGTGACAACGCAGGGAAGAATCTCGAGCGTGGAGAAGAAGAAGTTCCAGAACATGAACATACTGGTGGCTGTCCTGTCCGATGGATTGATACACGTGCTGCTGAAATGGTTCAACCAGGACTTTCTCCACAACCAGTTGAAGCAACTCGTCGGCAGGGAAGTCTTTGTGACGGGAGTCGTGAAGATAAACCCCTACACCAATCAATACGAAATCCACAACGCCGAAGTCCTTCCAAAGGAGAGAGAGATCATTAGGCGGATATTCCCCATCTACCGTTTGACCTCCGGAATCTCACAGAAGCAGATGAGAAGGATATTCGAGGAAAACATACCCTCCCTCTGTTGCTCGCTGGAAGAGACCCTTCCAGAAAGGATAATAAAGAAAAGAAATCTACTCAGTATAAAAGACGCTTACTTTGGCATGCATTTTCCGAAGACTCTCTATCACCTTGAAAAGGCCAGGGAAAGGCTGGCCTACGAAGAGCTGCTCATGTTGCAGCTTGCCTTCCAGAAGGTGAGGAATGAAAGGGAAAAGCACGGAGGAATTCCAAAGAGGATAGAAGGGAAGCTAGCGGAAGAGTTCATAAGATCTCTACCTTTTCAGCTCACAAACGCTCAAAAGAGGGCACACGAGGAAATAAGGAAGGATATGATCTCTGAAAGGCCAATGAACCGCCTTCTTCAGGGAGATGTGGGCTCGGGAAAAACGGTGGTCGCTCAGCTTGCCATCTTGGACAACCACGAAGCTGGTTTTCAGGCCGCCCTCATGGTTCCAACATCCATCCTCGCGATACAGCATTACAGAAGAACTGTCGAGAGTTTCTCCAGGTTCGATATCCGAGTGGCACTTCTCATCGGAGCGACCTCCTCATCGGAAAAAGAGAAGATAAAATCGGGGTTGAAGAACGGTCAGATAGACCTGGTGATAGGAACACACGCTTTGATACAAGAAGACGTACGCTTTAAAAACCTCGGCCTTATTGTAATAGACGAGCAACACCGATTCGGAGTAAGGCAGAGGGAAGCCCTCATGAACAAGGGCCGTATGG
- the hpt gene encoding hypoxanthine phosphoribosyltransferase, protein MIKVLIDEETLKKRVKELAQEIEEYYRNKTDTIHAVCILKGSIHFFSDLVLNMRNLNVKYSFIHVSSYQGTSSTGRIRVKSWIDESIHDEYVLLVEDIVDTGLTLQHIVRYLKKYNPRDFKIVTLIEKTVHNHGVPLDFVGFRVDDKFLIGYGLDVDEKFRNLPYIGYVE, encoded by the coding sequence ATGATAAAGGTGTTGATAGACGAAGAGACATTAAAAAAGAGGGTGAAGGAACTCGCTCAGGAGATAGAAGAGTATTACAGAAACAAAACGGATACCATTCACGCTGTATGTATTCTGAAGGGTTCCATACACTTTTTCAGCGATCTTGTACTGAACATGAGGAATCTGAACGTCAAGTACTCCTTCATCCATGTATCAAGCTATCAGGGAACCTCTTCAACGGGAAGAATCAGGGTGAAATCCTGGATCGACGAATCCATACACGACGAGTACGTGCTTCTGGTGGAAGACATAGTCGATACAGGCCTCACTCTTCAACACATAGTTCGATACCTGAAGAAGTACAATCCCAGAGACTTCAAAATAGTGACTCTCATAGAGAAAACCGTGCACAATCACGGTGTTCCTCTGGACTTCGTCGGTTTCAGAGTGGATGACAAGTTCCTTATTGGGTATGGTTTGGACGTGGATGAAAAGTTCAGAAACCTCCCGTACATAGGCTATGTGGAATAA
- a CDS encoding MBL fold metallo-hydrolase, translated as MKITWFGHACFALEIEGLTLVTDPFDESVGYPIPNVSADVVTESHQHFDHNAHHLVKGNFRLINSPGSYTVNSVKIKGVETFHDSSHGRERGKNIVFVFEGEGLRVCHLGDLGHVLTPSQAEEIGEVDVLLVPVGGTYTIGPREAKEVSEMLKAKLIVPMHYKTKYLKFNLLSVDEFLKLFEKHERVGNILELFEKPTERKIIVMEVQ; from the coding sequence ATGAAGATCACCTGGTTCGGCCACGCATGTTTTGCCCTGGAGATTGAAGGGTTGACCCTCGTCACCGATCCATTCGATGAAAGCGTGGGCTATCCCATTCCAAACGTGTCAGCTGACGTTGTCACTGAAAGCCACCAGCACTTTGATCACAACGCTCACCATTTAGTGAAGGGAAACTTTCGGTTGATCAACAGTCCCGGAAGCTACACCGTGAACAGTGTGAAGATAAAGGGAGTAGAGACATTTCACGATTCCTCACACGGAAGAGAGAGGGGTAAGAACATCGTCTTCGTTTTCGAAGGTGAAGGGCTGAGGGTCTGTCACCTGGGTGATCTGGGACACGTGCTCACACCGTCTCAGGCGGAAGAAATAGGAGAAGTCGACGTGCTACTGGTTCCGGTTGGGGGGACGTACACCATAGGTCCACGGGAGGCAAAGGAAGTTTCAGAGATGCTGAAGGCAAAACTCATTGTTCCCATGCACTACAAGACGAAATACCTGAAGTTCAACCTTCTGTCCGTCGACGAGTTCTTGAAACTGTTCGAAAAACACGAGCGCGTCGGAAACATCCTCGAGCTCTTCGAAAAACCCACCGAACGGAAAATTATCGTCATGGAGGTGCAGTGA